taaataaataaataaataaataagctgaatAACAGATGAGTAACAAAATACTCTGCAGAAAGGAGGACTTGACATTTTCACCAGTAACTGGAGatgtaaaatttattaaaattcccatatttcattttataatctcTACAGTTACTCGGAATAGCTCTTTAAAGTCTTCCAGAAGCATGCAAATATCAAATTAATTTCAACGGAGGAAGATTAATAAGACTTTTGAAAGGCAAATTAATTTCTAGGCAAATCAACAAGTccatttaataataaaaggaaatcaaagaacagaaattaaatatctaatttATAGTTTAGCAACATAAATTACATAATAACATCAGTGAAACAGGATGTAAAAGAAAGGTTGAGTGCTCTGTTAAGAAGTACAAGTATTCTTTCATACTGTATCCCTCCATTTTTAATTAGATGATCCACATAAAAATGTCTACAAATCAAATTTGTTTATCTACTTACATATTATATACcttcaaaaaaacaaatcaaacaaaaaaacccaaggcCACAAAACTGTATAAAACCTAAAAATCTCTTATAAAAGGAAGCCAGATAGTTTTCTGATCAAATATGAATGCTGTGTTATATTAAAGTATTAAGGTCAAATAGCAAGAATCAATTAGTACTTCTGAGGTAGTAATCATACAACCACCAAAAAGGAGACACAGCTATTTTAGGATATTATCAAATGAGAAGTGGACAGCAACAAAGTGGGACTAACAAGACTCTTTTTATGTCCTCTACTGCTTTtctactcaaagtatggtccaaGTACCAAGAAAAATACCACCTAggagtttgttagaaatgcagactcggTCCCCACCTAAACCTTCTGAATTAGAATCTGGATTTTAATAAGCCCAGCTGATTTGTATgcataagaaaatataagaagcacttctttactgcaaccccttaaaacattatgcaaagtctcttaaattttttcttttctttgtgaaatgtAAGCTAAAATGTTCAGTGGTATAAAAAGCATCTTTTAAAAGTTGTAAgtaaagcaaatataaaacaaCAATGGTAGAATCTAGGTAGtatatttgcaaatgttttaaataaaactcaattttgtatttgaaaatgtttcataagaaaatgttggaagaaaaaataataaatattagaatcaTGTTTTCTCAGTACCTTCTCTCCTAAGAAAAGTCAAGGAGACTGTaaagacagtaaaaagaaaaacaaaaaccaagcctCTTCCTGGTCTTTGGAACCTGGAAATGGATTTATGTGAAATCTTAATTCCTCTAAAGTAAAGTGATATATGATATACACCAAGTTTAACCTATAAATCAGGTTTTAGTAAAATTGCCAGATAAATCTGTACAATGGTCAAACTAGAGAAATTCAGTTTTTAATCCTCCCAAAATGACTTGAAGTAGAATTTACTGTTTCTTTACTATATATCAAATTTGTATAACTAGGAAGAGGTACATATGCTCTCCTACTAGGGAAATACAACATATATATTAGCTGGATAAtgatttacatttacatttttgcaCCTTTATGAAATTTGATAAACTTCTAGAAcgcttgtttttaaatgtttaacaatgtAAAAGTtgttcagcaattttttttaactcctagCATTACAGAAGTTAATTTCTACAAAACTGGTTTTCTGGGCTCACAGGTAAATGTAACCAGAAAAAGCCCTAAACAAATTGATGGAATATAGATGGATCAATTTCTTAgtacagtcatgtaccacataatgacattttggtccaCAGGAGATTGCATATGTgatagtggtcccataagattataatggagtttAAAAGTTCCTATTGCTTAGTGATGTTATAGCCATCCTAACACTGTAGTACGACACATTGCtcacgtgtttgtggtgatgctggtgtaaacaaacctactgcactgtcAGTTGTATAATGGTATAGCAcctatattgttattttatagtGTACTCCTCctatttactaaaaaaaaaaaaaaaaaaaaaaaaaagttaactataaaCAGCCTTGGataggtccttcaggaggtattccaaaAGAAGGCAATGTTattataggagatgacagctccacgtgtgttactgcccctgaagatcttccagtgggacaagatgtggaagtggaagacaatgatattgatggtcctgaccctgtgtaggcctaggttAATGTGCATgcatgtcttagtttttaacaaaaaagtttaataagtaaaaacaaacaaaaaattttaaatatggaaaaaagcttacagaataaagatataaggaaagaaaaatttgtaTAGCTGTataatgtgtgttttaagctgtattacaaaagtcaaaatgttaggaaaaattaaaaagtttaaaaagttacagtaaagtaaggttaatttattattgaacagaaatttaaaaaaatatataaacttaggGTAGCCCAAGTGTAGGTTTAGACACACAAAACTTACCATTGTGTTAACAATTGCCTTATAGTCATTAGTACAGTTacatactgtacaggtttgtatcCCTGGGGCAAGAGACTATACTACATATCCCAGGTGTATAGTAGGTTATACTACcaaggtttgtgtaagtatattctatgatgtttgcacaatgacaaaatcacctaacaatgtatttcttagaaagtatccctgtcattaagagACATATGACTACATATAACAATTAATTCCTTCCTATCtttatgtattcatttcctaTATGTTAAACTCTTCATACAAACAGGTTAAATAATAGcaactgaaattattttattttacctgaagaaaaagtcatttttaaaacaaagatgatttttgaaacaaaattcaGGTTCTCTCTGGCAATAATTTTTGTCAGAAAAATGCATTAAATGAGTAACAGAATTTCTGTTGGCTTTCTGGGTATTGTCTTTCTTTAATGAGACCTTTCTCCAGAAATAAACACATCCTCAAAAAAATTCTGCCAAAGTAAAATTCTTCAAATACAACAACGTTTAACCTAGAAACATGACATAATGGTTTAAAAGTACTACCGAAATAGAAAACGCAAAAATTTGTTGCCctgttctttatatatatatatatatatatatatatatatatatatatatatatatatgtaaccatgggaaaaaaaaatccccacctCTTGAATTCTAAATGTTAACATGTGCTCAGAATTGAAGAGAAATTTTCAATGTAGAAAGAAACCAAAGCCAAAAGCAGTACCATGGACACTGGATTAAGAAGCAATGCCCTCTCAAGAGACAaaaacatttactaaatattgttttatttcctaGTATAGCATAATTGAGAGAAAAACTGATATATTAAATGACATAACAGTTATGATTTTGCAGAAAACAGATCTGTATTTATTTCAGTGTTACTTACCTGTCTTGTCTTTGCTGATGTTTCAATAAAAGGAATTCCATAACTTCTTGCTAAGTCCTGAGCCTGTTTTGTGTCTACTGTTCTAGAAGGCAAATCACATTTATTTCCTACTAGGACCATAGGTACATCTTCAGAGTCCTTAACTCTTTTAATTTGTtctctgggaaagaaaaaaaagttatagcaCAGTCATTAGTAACACAAATATCTTTCAAAACCTGTCCACAACTTTTGTCATAAAATTTGgctgaaagaaaacaatgtaatTCCTAGTTTCCACTACAccaaattttccttccttcttctactagttattttgtttctttacctTTTTAAACAGAAACCTTGTATCTCTCTCAAAAGATCAAATACCTAGAAGTATAGTAAAACTATAACCTAATAGGTTAATATGCAGGTAGATCATAATAGTAAAACAGAAACTACTGAAAAATTCTAGACCCAAAGTGCTATATAACAGACTATAATTTTAGAAACGTATGTTAAATgtgtaaagataaaaaatattttacaaaaaccTGAATTAAAGCATTAACATAATTTTCatattactttttcaaaaaacaaagtgGACAACTAGAAAGATTTTGATTTCTAGGTAGGCAACACTGAAGTTACTACACCACTTATTCCATTAAAAGCCCTTCTACATGTTAATCATTTTCAATATAACAAGTGCATAAACTCTAAATTTGGGGTGAAATTACATTCCCTCACAATTTTAGGTGACTTTCAAAGACACAGCACAAAAGAAGGAGCAGAGCAGACAACAGAGTCAGAATTGGCTCAAATTCCCGGTTCCGAACACCATTAGCTGGGTAAACTTGGATAATAGAGCTGAAATTTGGTAACTCCTCTATAAAAATACTACCACTACCACCCACCCAAATGTCTTTTCCTCTATTACTAGACTATACAGTAAACATGCTGTAACAATgttcttaaataaaatgttaaacttcTTATAACTAGGCTAACTCGTTATTATATGACATAGCCACTGAGTGATTCATTTGCTTAATATGTAGTTTTTGGAAAACTAAACCctcaaagaaatagaatataaaatagtataataatgattattttaatagttttatgcAGCTTTGTCAGATTTAAGAGAACTGTAATGCCCAAATTCTTCAATctttcaaaacttttattttttaaaatatataatgccaCTGTTTATCCAATCCAAGCAATTCTATGCTATACACACGATTGCTTTTAAGACTGTTAAAGTGACACCATCTCAAatcatcttttcatattcttttttatggttttcttttttaatgatgtATCTAAAAAGTTTAAAGTCTTGCTTTTGTAGAATAGTCAAGAGTACAGAAGGCTGTGGAGTCAAACAGGCCTAGGTTTCAATCCCAGCACCACCACTACCGATGCAGTCTGGAGCAAGTTACTCCACTGCTCTAATCCCCCAAgaacttcatttataaaacagggaTATTACCTACCtcataaacattatttaaaaatttttattaaatattatatgcaTGGCATTAGCaaagactcaaaaaataaaaactataattacTCCTTAATGTCAGCTTATTATATTCAATTTAAACCCACCTATAATGGTGAATATCTTCAAATGATTTAGTATTATTTATGGCAAATACACAAAGAAAGCCCTCCCCAGTCCTCATGTACTGGTCCCTCATTGCACTGTACTCCTCTTGACCTGCTGTGTCGAGAATATCCaagagacaggtttctccatcAATTACTACTTGCTTCCTGTAGGAATCCTGAGAAGGGAGAAACACAGTCTGGATTATTACAGTGCACCTTTTACTTCAAAAAAGGTGTTAtatacaactcaacaacaaaaaattcaatttaaaaatgggcaaaggacttgaaaagACATTGTTCCTGCTCCAAAGATGACGGACAAATGGCCACTAAGcacctgaaaagatgctcaacatcatcaatagtcaggaaaataaaatcaaaaccatgagatgcTACCACATACCCATTAGgattggctattattaaaaaaacaaaacaaaaaaactcaaaaaatggaaaataagtgttAGCAAGGATACAGACACTGAAAtctttgtgcattgctggtgggaatgtaaaatggtgatgccattgtggaaaacagtggtagttcctcaaaaagttaaacacagaattaccatatgatcagcaattccattcctaggtatataaccaaaataactaaaaacagggactcaaacagatacatGTACACCAATGTTCgcagcagcactatttataataccCAAAATGTGGAAATAACTTAAGTGTCtgttaacagatgaatggataaacaaaatgtagtatatacatacagtggaacattattcagccataaaaaggaataaaatttcaTATAGGTTGAGCATTAATGCAGgttaatccaaaaatctgaaatccaaaatgctccaaaacctGTAACTTTTAGAGCCTGACATGATGctaaaaggaaatgctcactggagcatttgattttggatttttttttctttcatctttttttttttttttttttttttggagagatagggtcttgtgttgctcaggctggttgaactcctgggctcaagcgatcctcctgccttggccacccaacgtgttgggattacaagcatgagccactgagctccatctgattttggatttttggacgAGGGATGCTGAACCAGTTAAGTATCTatgaatattccaaaatccaaaaaaaaaatctgaaatccaaaccACTTCTGGTCACAACCATTTTGGATAACGGATGCTTCAACCTGTatatacatgctacaacacagatgaaccttgaaaacattatgctaaatgaagtaagccaacacaaaaggacaaataccacataattccacttatatgaggaacctaaaataggcaaattcaaAAAGACGAAAAGTAGACTACagattaccaggggctgggggagggaggattACTGGGGACTATTTGACAGGTACAGAATTCTAATTTGGGATGATAAAAAAAAGTTCTCAAAACAGATAGTGCTAATGGTTAGACAacatggtgatggttgcacaacattatgaacaCACTTAAGGTCACTGAATTGAACACTTAAAATTAACTACCATGgtctaggcgcggtggctcacacttgcaatcccaacactttgggaggccgaggtgggcggatcatgaggtcaggagatcaagaacatcctggccaacatggtgaaaccccatctctattaaaatacaaaatattagccgggcgtggtggcgggcgcctgtagtcccagctactcaggaggctgaggcaggggaattgcttgaacccgggaggcggaggttgcagtgagccaagatcgctccactgcactccagcctggcaacagagcaaggctccgtctcaaaaaaacaaaaacaaaacaaatgaaagaaaactaccatggtaaactttatgttatgcatattttaccacaaaaaaaaattttttaaaggtattataTGGAGAGTCAACAATGCAAGTGTACATGCTGGTAACAAAAAGTTattgacaaaacaaaataatttcaaaaatgggATAGCTCTACCAACTCTATTATTCAAGATGAtttaaatgacaagaaaaatcaATCAACTTATAAATAATTGTCATGCATCTATTTTATCTATAGTCAAAGGCACACATAAGGAAATGGGCAATACTCAAGATTCTAATGGCCTCATCCACTTCTGAAAACTGTGGAAAAATAATCTAACAGCCAGATGGATATCT
This sequence is a window from Homo sapiens chromosome 12, GRCh38.p14 Primary Assembly. Protein-coding genes within it:
- the KRAS gene encoding GTPase KRas isoform b (isoform b is encoded by transcript variant b), whose product is MTEYKLVVVGAGGVGKSALTIQLIQNHFVDEYDPTIEDSYRKQVVIDGETCLLDILDTAGQEEYSAMRDQYMRTGEGFLCVFAINNTKSFEDIHHYREQIKRVKDSEDVPMVLVGNKCDLPSRTVDTKQAQDLARSYGIPFIETSAKTRQGVDDAFYTLVREIRKHKEKMSKDGKKKKKKSKTKCVIM
- the KRAS gene encoding GTPase KRas isoform a (isoform a is encoded by transcript variant c); amino-acid sequence: MTEYKLVVVGAGGVGKSALTIQLIQNHFVDEYDPTIEDSYRKQVVIDGETCLLDILDTAGQEEYSAMRDQYMRTGEGFLCVFAINNTKSFEDIHHYREQIKRVKDSEDVPMVLVGNKCDLPSRTVDTKQAQDLARSYGIPFIETSAKTRQRVEDAFYTLVREIRQYRLKKISKEEKTPGCVKIKKCIIM